In Lathyrus oleraceus cultivar Zhongwan6 chromosome 2, CAAS_Psat_ZW6_1.0, whole genome shotgun sequence, the DNA window ATAAACCAAATATCCCCTTCATTTCTTTGATATAAACAAACACGCCAAGGCAACCGCAACCCGACAAATTGCATTCTTTCAACTTCCATTATTACATCTCATCAATGAATTTGCCAAAATCATTTTATTAATAAATACTTGCCATATCTATATGAGACTAGGTGTCAACTTTATGTCGGTATGAATCATAACCATTGTATTGTTTTATTCAAAAGTAAAGTTTATAATCTCATCAAATTAACTCATTAATGGTCAGATATTACTATCAGTTTAGTAAAACTATTCCAAACCGCCATAAATTTTATTACCATCTCAAGAGTAACTAATTAAAACAGTGAACATTACTCATGAAAACCACATGTAGAACCTGTCTCAAACAGACGCAACCTAAATTGAACCGAAGAGAGTAGTACTAGTATTATCCACGCAATCACCACGTTCACCTAAACGTGTTCTCTCAGTTGCCACTTCTGACTGTACCACCACAACTTTTCACCCCCCAAAAAAACTTAACTTAACGCACCACACCTTTTCATCCACGTATATAAACCCACCACCCACTCTTCCACACCTCAACACAAATCCTCTTGTTCTATCCAAAACTTTCGATTTCAATCACACTGCTAACCTCGTTTTCTTTTCTTACATTTCAATATGCagacaacaaaacccaacaagCTACGAACTGGAATGGACTTCTTCCACAGAGCAAAAGCAGTCCGTCTCAAAAGCCACCACGACAAATACCTTCTAGCAGAAGAAGATGAAGAGTCCGTCACACAACACAGAAACGGTTCCTCAAAAAACGCTAAATGGACAGTCGAGTATGTCCCAGATTACGACAACGTTATCCGTCTCAAAAGCTGTTACGGCAAATACCTCACAGCTTCCGACCAGCCTTTCCTTCTCGGCATGACGGGTCGCAAAGTTCTTCAAACACTTCCAAATACAATCGATTCGTCTGTTGAATGGGAGCCCGTTAGAGACGGTGTTCGTGTGAAGCTGAAGACACGGTATGGGAATTTTCTTAGAGGGAACGGTGGGTTGCCACCGTGGAGGAATACTGTGACGCATGATATTCCTCATAGAACTGTTACTCAGGATTGGATTTTGTGggatgttgatgttgttgagatTAATGTTAGTAAACATGGTTCGGATCCAGCTTTTGAAAACAACAACACGCCTTCACCTGCTGTTGTTGTGCCTACTGTTTCTGCAAGCTTTTCTAGGCAACAGGTATGCTATGTTCTTTGAAAAAGTTTCAATTTTTTTAACTGGTTTGTTTTGGTTAAGCTTTGTTTTAATTGTGTTTGGTTTTGTTTGCAGTCTAATGAATTGAGTGTTGGTGTCTCTCCAAAGACGAAAGAGGGTAGGGTTATATATTACCATGTTGCTGAAGATGATAGAGAGGTGAGTGATGAAGGTGTGGAAGGATATTCTTTGATTTTCAAAGGGAATGGAGTTGATGATTTGAGAAAGAAGTTTGAGGAAGAGACAGGACTAGAGGGAATCATTGTGTGTAATAAGAGTCCTTTGAATGGAAAACTGTATCCTCTTCGCTTGCAGCTTCCTCCAAACAATGTCACTATGCATGTTGTTTTGGTTCTTCCCTTCTCAAAAGGTGAGAGTTTGTTTTCCCCTTTTTGATTGATTAGTCTAGTCTATTGCTTCTGAACTTGCATCATCCTAAATAAAACAAATTGGTAGGAACCATTGATGAGTTATTGGATATTGGCTGTTCTAATTTGAGTGCTTGTATTGTGTTTTAGACATCATTTACTtaattttgttttctttttttgTGTTTCAGTGGCAACAGAGTTGGAGGCACAAGGTTTGCTTTGAGAAGCCAAATTTTGCAACACACAACCTTTGTACATGCTACATACTGGTTCAAGCTTGTGAGTGTAATATgtgaaaacagttatgatttgaGAATGTTTTGTACTAGTCCATTGCATTTATTCATCAGATTCCTATGGAAGCATCTTAAAACAGTGATGGAAATGGATCGTAAGTACTACAGCAATTACCATTCATGAATGAATAGGATAGGCAATTCTGATGGTGCTTTTGTTTATAGACTTTTTGATTGGATTAATTTAGTGTTGTTCGATGGTTTTGTAATATACTCTAAGGCATATGTATATATAAATTTATGCTTTACATCTGAAGTCTAGAAGCACTTTTTTATCAGTATTCATTTTATTCTAATTAGTTGCCTCT includes these proteins:
- the LOC127119467 gene encoding uncharacterized protein LOC127119467, with amino-acid sequence MEFFNKSKVIKLRSHLDKYLIVDDDKISKIKIRQSRNGTVRRAEWTVEEVENRRHVIRLKSYNGKYLTATEIPFRLGVTGKTVILTELDEGLVDGRNEWEPIRDGFQIKLRSWCGKYLKGNGGAPPWRNSVTTDDFFGSVKQDCVLWDVEAVMEENMNEIVFERLLSSFASDDVSFSSDTESPMSVFSLSSPPATENFQTTKPNKLRTGMDFFHRAKAVRLKSHHDKYLLAEEDEESVTQHRNGSSKNAKWTVEYVPDYDNVIRLKSCYGKYLTASDQPFLLGMTGRKVLQTLPNTIDSSVEWEPVRDGVRVKLKTRYGNFLRGNGGLPPWRNTVTHDIPHRTVTQDWILWDVDVVEINVSKHGSDPAFENNNTPSPAVVVPTVSASFSRQQSNELSVGVSPKTKEGRVIYYHVAEDDREVSDEGVEGYSLIFKGNGVDDLRKKFEEETGLEGIIVCNKSPLNGKLYPLRLQLPPNNVTMHVVLVLPFSKVATELEAQGLL